The proteins below come from a single Alnus glutinosa chromosome 9, dhAlnGlut1.1, whole genome shotgun sequence genomic window:
- the LOC133878526 gene encoding fasciclin-like arabinogalactan protein 12 → MTRQAVSSLSILLVFLFHCITSSAQPAAAPAQPANAPAQPANPPTQPANPPVQSAKAPAQPAQVPVQTGPTDVTKILEKAHGYSVFVRLLKSTGVSKQLYGQLNNSNNGFTIFAPIDSAFSNLKPGTINSLSDLQKTQLIQFHILNTVVTLSNFQTLSNPVPTEAGDTSAGEFPLNITTAGNQVNISTGLVNATLGSTVYSDDQLVIYQVSKVLLPLDIFNPKPKKVAAAPTPTPSKPKTTKEDAPVSPSGAAKVDEAAAVSLSRHGMLEFIGVAMVAFFVIKGT, encoded by the coding sequence ATGACCAGACAGGCTGTCTCCTCCCTCTCAATTCTACTAGTGTTTCTCTTCCATTGCATCACATCTTCAGCCCAGCCGGCTGCGGCTCCAGCTCAGCCTGCTAACGCCCCGGCTCAGCCCGCTAATCCCCCCACTCAGCCCGCCAATCCCCCAGTCCAGTCCGCCAAAGCCCCAGCCCAGCCTGCCCAGGTCCCGGTGCAGACCGGTCCCACCGATGTCACCAAAATCCTCGAAAAGGCCCATGGGTACTCTGTCTTTGTCCGCCTTTTAAAGAGCACAGGCGTGTCTAAACAACTTTATGGGCAGCTCAACAATTCAAACAATGGGTTTACCATCTTTGCTCCTATTGATTCTGCATTTTCGAACCTTAAACCGGGCACTATAAACTCTTTGTCTGACCTACAAAAGACCCAACTAATACAGTTTCATATCTTGAACACCGTTGTTACTCTGTCAAACTTCCAAACCTTGAGCAATCCAGTGCCAACAGAAGCCGGAGATACCAGTGCCGGTGAGTTTCCGCTAAACATTACCACTGCTGGAAACCAAGTGAACATTTCGACTGGCCTTGTGAACGCCACATTGGGCAGTACAGTGTATTCGGATGACCAGCTTGTTATTTATCAGGTGAGTAAAGTGCTTCTTCCGCTGGACATTTTCAATCCTAAGCCTAAAAAGGTAGCTGCAGCCCCAACACCAACGCCATCCAAGCCTAAGACCACAAAGGAAGATGCTCCAGTGAGTCCGTCTGGTGCTGCCAAAGTGGACGAGGCTGCTGCAGTAAGTCTCAGCAGACATGGAATGTTGGAGTTCATTGGAGTTGCTATGGTTGCATTCTTTGTGATAAAAGGAACTTGA
- the LOC133878334 gene encoding fasciclin-like arabinogalactan protein 11, whose amino-acid sequence MTKQAAVFSLSLTLLVFIFQCSTTLAQAPDIIEILEKPGRFTVLVRLLKNTGVANQLNGELQKSNTGYTFFAPPDEAFSGLRSGAINSLSDLQKVQLLQFHILATFVSLPNFQTLSNPVPTQAGDTSAGEFPLNVTSSGKDVGLATGVVNATIGTTVYSDDELAVYQVDKVLLPLDIFRDYKPPEPVPESPPVAAKVHESGALSLTCHGMLAVFLGIAANIAAFSL is encoded by the coding sequence ATGACCAAACAGGCGGCTGTCTTCTCCCTCTCGCTCACTCTACTTGTTTTTATCTTCCAATGCAGCACAACTTTAGCCCAGGCCCCCGACATCATTGAAATCCTCGAAAAGCCCGGCAGGTTCACGGTGCTAGTACGCCTTTTAAAGAACACCGGAGTGGCAAACCAACTCAACGGGGAGCTCCAGAAATCAAACACTGGCTACACCTTTTTTGCTCCACCTGACGAGGCATTTTCGGGCCTCAGATCGGGCGCTATAAATTCTCTGAGCGACCTACAAAAGGTCCAACTTCTTCAGTTCCATATCCTAGCCACATTTGTTTCTCTGCCAAACTTCCAAACTTTGAGCAATCCAGTGCCGACCCAGGCCGGAGATACCAGCGCAGGGGAGTTCCCACTAAATGTGACCTCTTCCGGCAAGGATGTGGGGCTCGCGACTGGCGTTGTCAATGCCACAATAGGAACTACAGTATATTCAGATGATGAGCTGGCTGTTTACCAGGTGGACAAAGTGCTTCTTCCTCTGGATATTTTCCGTGATTATAAGCCTCCGGAACCGGTTCCAGAGAGCCCTCCTGTTGCTGCTAAAGTCCACGAGTCTGGCGCCTTGAGCCTCACCTGCCATGGAATGTTGGCCGTGTTCCTTGGAATTGCTGCGAATATTGCTGCATTTTCTTTGTGA